The Helianthus annuus cultivar XRQ/B chromosome 11, HanXRQr2.0-SUNRISE, whole genome shotgun sequence region TTCTTTCCAGTGGAGTTAAGCATCCCAACATAGTCACTTTGCTTGGATTTTGTCTTGAAGCTTCTGAGATGATCCTTATCATTGAAGATTTTTCTAATGAATTCCTTGATGATTATTTGGGGAACCTCAAAGACAAACGTGTTTTGACTTGggaaaaacgtttgaaaatctgCATTGATGTTGCACACGCATTAAGGTACATTCACTATGAGATGGAAGACCAAAAGATGATGATAAACCTTGATATATGCAGCTACAACATTGGGTTGGATGAGAACTGGGGGGCAAAGATTGTTCACTTCTGGTGGTCTGTATTCATGCCTCCAAATCAAGAAGACAAAGCTCTCTATCTCGACTACATTGGTAGACCAAGATACACAGATCCAGAATATATGAAAACTAATAA contains the following coding sequences:
- the LOC118484235 gene encoding probable serine/threonine-protein kinase PBL28: MKQKQGRLVPESSDERLLPSNLAGTFTVAGKNLEHLKIPLTHIQSATHNFSTKYRIAYFVDGAAFYRAELQHYDKENPSTKRQNTVLINRYPSRSKIFGEKEFLTDIEILSSGVKHPNIVTLLGFCLEASEMILIIEDFSNEFLDDYLGNLKDKRVLTWEKRLKICIDVAHALRYIHYEMEDQKMMINLDICSYNIGLDENWGAKIVHFWWSVFMPPNQEDKALYLDYIGRPRYTDPEYMKTNKVSQ